In a genomic window of Streptomyces roseoviridis:
- a CDS encoding tRNA (adenine-N1)-methyltransferase, producing the protein MSEPTGAARRRGPFKVGDQVQLTDPKGRHYTFTLEAGKNFHTHKGSFPHDELIGAPEGSVVRTTGNVAYLALRPLLPDYVLSMPRGAAVVYPKDAGQILAFADIFPGARVVEAGVGSGSLSSFLLRAIGDNGMLHSYERREDFAEIAKGNVERYFGGPHPAWQLTVGDLQDNLSDTDVDRVILDMLAPWECLEAVSKALVPGGILCCYVATTTQLARTVESIREFGCYAEPQPWESMIRNWHVEGLAVRPDHRMIGHTGFLVTARRLADGVEPPMRRRRPAKGAYGEDYEGPNKG; encoded by the coding sequence CTCACCGACCCCAAGGGACGCCACTACACGTTCACGCTCGAGGCCGGGAAGAATTTCCACACCCACAAGGGTTCCTTCCCCCACGACGAGCTGATCGGTGCTCCCGAGGGCAGTGTTGTCCGTACCACGGGAAACGTCGCCTACCTCGCGCTGCGCCCCCTGCTCCCCGACTACGTCCTGTCCATGCCCCGCGGTGCCGCCGTGGTCTACCCGAAGGACGCGGGACAGATCCTGGCCTTCGCCGACATCTTCCCCGGCGCCCGCGTCGTGGAGGCCGGCGTCGGCTCCGGCTCGCTCAGCTCCTTCCTGCTGCGCGCCATCGGCGACAACGGCATGCTGCACTCCTACGAGCGCCGCGAGGACTTCGCCGAGATCGCCAAGGGCAACGTCGAGCGCTACTTCGGCGGCCCGCACCCCGCGTGGCAGCTGACCGTCGGCGACCTCCAGGACAACCTGTCCGACACCGACGTCGACCGCGTCATCCTCGACATGCTCGCCCCCTGGGAGTGCCTGGAGGCCGTCTCCAAGGCGCTCGTCCCGGGCGGCATCCTGTGCTGCTACGTGGCCACCACCACGCAGCTCGCGCGGACCGTGGAGTCCATCCGCGAGTTCGGCTGCTACGCCGAGCCGCAGCCCTGGGAGTCCATGATCCGCAACTGGCACGTCGAGGGCCTGGCCGTGCGCCCGGACCACCGGATGATCGGCCACACCGGCTTCCTCGTCACCGCCCGTCGCCTCGCCGACGGCGTGGAGCCCCCGATGCGCCGCCGCCGCCCCGCCAAGGGCGCCTACGGCGAGGACTACGAGGGCCCCAACAAGGGCTGA
- a CDS encoding ferredoxin: MTVQNEAPAVGADEALEVWIDQDLCTGDGICVQYAPEVFELDIDGLAYVKSADDELLQEPGATTPVPLPLLRDVVDSAKECPGDCIHVRRVGDGVEVYGPDAE, encoded by the coding sequence ATGACCGTGCAGAACGAGGCCCCGGCCGTGGGCGCCGACGAGGCGCTGGAGGTCTGGATCGACCAGGACCTGTGCACCGGGGACGGGATCTGCGTGCAGTACGCGCCGGAGGTCTTCGAGCTCGACATCGACGGGCTCGCTTATGTGAAGAGCGCGGACGACGAGCTGCTCCAGGAGCCGGGGGCGACGACGCCGGTGCCGCTGCCGCTGCTGCGCGACGTGGTGGATTCCGCGAAGGAGTGCCCGGGCGACTGCATCCATGTGCGCCGGGTCGGTGACGGCGTGGAGGTGTACGGCCCCGACGCCGAGTGA
- the arc gene encoding proteasome ATPase has product MAAHDDDINRGIRPGRGSEDPAGQVAYLEQEIAVLRRKLADSPRHTRILEERIVELQTNLAGVSAQNERLANTLREARDQIVALKEEVDRLAQPPAGFGVFLQANEDGTCDIFTGGRKLRVNVSPSVELDELKRGQEVMLNEALNVVEAMEFERAGDIVTLKEILEDGERALVIGHTDEERVVRLAEPLLDITIRPGDALLLEPRSGYVYEVVPKSEVEELVLEEVPDVDYDKIGGLGNQIELIRDAVELPYLYPDLFKEHELRPPKGILLYGPPGCGKTLIAKAVANSLAKKVAEVTGQPAGKSYFLNIKGPELLNKYVGETERHIRLVFQRAREKASEGTPVIVFFDEMESLFRTRGSGVSSDVENTIVPQLLAEIDGVEGLENVIVIGASNREDMIDPAILRPGRLDVKIKIERPDAEAAKDIFAKYLTSSLPLHADDLAEHSGSKEAAAHAMIQSVVEQMYAESEENRFLEVTYANGDKEVLYFKDFNSGAMIQNIVDRAKKMAIKAFLDHDQKGIRVSHLLQACVDEFKENEDLPNTTNPDDWARISGKKGERIVFIRTLVTGKQGADTGRSIDTVANTGQYL; this is encoded by the coding sequence GTGGCAGCCCACGACGACGACATCAACCGCGGCATCCGGCCGGGGCGGGGGTCTGAGGACCCCGCCGGCCAGGTTGCCTATCTCGAGCAGGAAATCGCCGTCCTGCGCCGCAAGCTCGCCGACTCTCCGCGTCACACGAGGATTCTCGAGGAGCGGATCGTCGAGCTGCAGACGAACCTGGCCGGTGTGTCCGCACAGAACGAGCGGCTCGCCAATACCCTCCGTGAGGCCCGCGACCAGATCGTGGCCCTCAAGGAGGAGGTCGACCGGCTCGCCCAGCCGCCGGCCGGCTTCGGTGTCTTTCTGCAGGCAAACGAGGACGGCACATGCGACATCTTCACCGGGGGCCGCAAGCTCCGGGTGAACGTCAGCCCCAGCGTCGAGCTCGACGAGCTCAAGCGGGGCCAGGAAGTCATGCTCAACGAGGCGCTCAACGTGGTCGAGGCCATGGAGTTCGAGCGCGCCGGGGACATCGTCACCCTCAAGGAGATCCTGGAGGACGGCGAGCGCGCCCTGGTGATCGGGCACACCGACGAGGAACGGGTGGTGCGGCTCGCCGAGCCCCTGCTGGACATCACCATCCGTCCCGGCGACGCCCTGCTCCTCGAGCCCAGGTCCGGCTACGTCTACGAAGTGGTCCCCAAGAGCGAGGTCGAAGAACTCGTCCTCGAAGAGGTCCCGGACGTCGACTACGACAAGATCGGCGGTCTGGGCAACCAGATCGAGCTGATCCGCGACGCGGTTGAGCTGCCCTACCTCTACCCGGACCTCTTTAAGGAGCACGAACTGCGGCCGCCGAAGGGCATCCTGCTCTACGGCCCGCCCGGCTGCGGCAAGACGCTGATCGCGAAGGCCGTCGCCAACTCCCTTGCCAAGAAGGTCGCCGAGGTGACCGGCCAGCCCGCGGGGAAGTCCTACTTCCTCAACATCAAGGGCCCCGAGCTCCTCAACAAGTACGTCGGCGAGACCGAGCGGCACATCCGCCTGGTCTTCCAGCGAGCCCGGGAGAAGGCGAGCGAGGGCACTCCCGTCATCGTCTTCTTCGACGAGATGGAATCCCTCTTCCGCACCCGCGGATCCGGTGTCAGCTCGGACGTGGAGAACACCATCGTCCCGCAGCTGCTCGCCGAGATCGACGGCGTGGAGGGCCTGGAGAACGTCATCGTCATCGGCGCCTCCAACCGCGAGGACATGATCGACCCCGCGATCCTGAGGCCCGGCCGGCTCGACGTCAAGATCAAGATCGAGCGTCCGGACGCCGAGGCGGCCAAGGACATCTTCGCCAAGTACCTGACCTCCTCGCTCCCGCTGCACGCCGACGACCTCGCCGAGCACAGCGGATCGAAGGAAGCCGCCGCCCACGCGATGATCCAGTCCGTGGTCGAGCAGATGTACGCCGAATCCGAGGAGAACCGCTTCCTCGAGGTGACGTACGCCAACGGCGACAAGGAAGTCCTCTACTTCAAGGACTTCAACTCCGGCGCCATGATCCAGAACATCGTGGACCGGGCGAAGAAAATGGCCATCAAGGCATTCCTCGACCACGACCAGAAGGGCATTCGCGTCTCCCACCTCCTCCAGGCCTGCGTGGACGAGTTCAAGGAGAACGAGGACCTTCCCAACACCACCAACCCCGACGACTGGGCCCGCATCTCCGGAAAGAAGGGCGAGCGGATCGTCTTCATCCGCACCCTCGTCACCGGAAAGCAGGGCGCGGACACCGGTCGCTCCATCGACACGGTGGCCAATACCGGTCAGTACCTGTAG
- the dop gene encoding depupylase/deamidase Dop: protein MTVRRVMGIETEYGISVPGHPNANAMLTSSQIVNAYAAAMHRARRARWDFEEENPLRDARGFDLAREAADSSQLTDEDIGLANVILTNGARLYVDHAHPEYSAPEVTNPRDAVLWDKAGERIMAEAAERAAQLPGAQPIHLYKNNTDNKGASYGTHENYLMKRETPFSDIVRHLTPFFVSRQVVTGAGRVGIGQDGREHGFQISQRADYFEVEVGLETTLKRPIINTRDEPHADAEKYRRLHVIIGDANLSEISTYLKLGTTALVLSMIEDAFITVDLAVDQPVRTLHHVSHDPDLQYLITLRSGRTLTAVQLQMEYFELARKYVDERYGTDADEQTRDVLSRWEDTLNRLENDPMSLAGELDWIAKRELMEGYRRRDGLDWDAARLHLVDLQYADVRPDKGLYNRLAARGRMKRLLDESAVERAETSPPEDTRAYFRGRCLEQYADDVAAASWDSVIFDLPGRDSLQRVPTLEPLRGTRNHVKELLDRCRTAEELVRVLSGGGGG, encoded by the coding sequence ATGACCGTACGGCGAGTAATGGGCATCGAGACGGAGTACGGGATCTCCGTCCCGGGGCACCCCAACGCCAATGCCATGCTCACCTCGTCCCAGATCGTCAACGCCTACGCGGCGGCGATGCACCGGGCGCGCCGCGCCCGCTGGGACTTCGAGGAGGAGAACCCGCTGCGGGACGCCCGCGGCTTCGACCTCGCCCGCGAGGCCGCCGACTCCAGCCAGCTCACCGACGAGGACATCGGCCTCGCCAACGTCATCCTCACCAACGGCGCGCGGCTCTACGTGGACCACGCCCACCCCGAATACAGCGCCCCCGAGGTCACCAACCCCCGCGACGCCGTCCTGTGGGACAAGGCCGGCGAGCGGATCATGGCCGAGGCCGCCGAGCGGGCCGCCCAGCTCCCCGGCGCCCAGCCCATCCACCTGTACAAGAACAACACCGACAACAAGGGCGCGTCCTACGGCACCCACGAGAACTACCTGATGAAGCGGGAGACCCCCTTCTCGGACATCGTGCGCCACCTCACGCCCTTCTTCGTCTCCCGCCAGGTCGTCACCGGCGCCGGGCGCGTCGGCATCGGCCAGGACGGCCGGGAGCACGGCTTCCAGATCAGCCAGCGCGCCGACTACTTCGAGGTCGAGGTCGGCCTGGAGACCACCCTCAAGCGCCCCATCATCAACACCCGCGACGAGCCGCACGCCGACGCCGAGAAGTACCGCCGGCTGCACGTGATCATCGGGGACGCCAACCTCTCCGAGATCTCCACCTACCTCAAGCTGGGCACCACCGCGCTCGTCCTGTCGATGATCGAGGACGCCTTCATCACCGTCGACCTCGCTGTCGACCAGCCCGTGCGCACCCTCCACCACGTCTCCCACGACCCGGACCTCCAGTACCTGATCACGCTCCGCAGCGGCCGGACACTCACCGCGGTGCAGCTCCAGATGGAGTACTTCGAGCTGGCCAGGAAGTACGTGGACGAGCGCTACGGCACGGACGCCGACGAACAGACCAGGGACGTCCTCAGCCGCTGGGAGGACACCCTGAACCGGCTGGAGAACGATCCGATGAGCCTGGCCGGCGAGCTCGACTGGATCGCCAAGCGGGAGCTCATGGAGGGCTACCGCCGCCGCGACGGCCTGGACTGGGACGCCGCCCGGCTGCACCTGGTGGACCTCCAGTACGCGGACGTGCGCCCCGACAAGGGCCTGTACAACCGTCTGGCGGCCCGCGGGCGCATGAAGCGCCTCCTGGACGAGAGCGCGGTGGAACGGGCCGAGACGAGCCCGCCTGAGGACACCAGGGCCTATTTCCGCGGCCGCTGCCTGGAGCAGTACGCCGACGACGTGGCCGCCGCCTCCTGGGACTCGGTCATCTTCGACCTGCCGGGCCGCGACTCGCTCCAGCGGGTGCCGACCCTCGAACCCCTGCGGGGTACCCGGAACCACGTCAAGGAACTCCTCGACCGCTGCAGGACGGCGGAAGAACTGGTCCGCGTCCTTTCCGGCGGCGGAGGCGGCTGA
- a CDS encoding ubiquitin-like protein Pup, whose protein sequence is MATKDTGGGQQKATRSTEEVEETTTEASSDLKERQEKLSDDVDSVLDEIDDVLEENAEDFVRSFVQKGGE, encoded by the coding sequence ATGGCGACCAAGGACACCGGCGGCGGACAGCAGAAGGCGACGCGTTCCACGGAGGAGGTCGAGGAGACCACCACGGAGGCGAGCTCCGACCTCAAGGAACGCCAGGAGAAGCTGAGCGACGACGTCGACTCCGTCCTGGACGAGATCGACGACGTCCTGGAGGAGAACGCCGAGGACTTCGTGCGGTCCTTCGTGCAGAAGGGCGGCGAGTAG
- the prcB gene encoding proteasome subunit beta, whose protein sequence is MEANPRSIGRLPAAFLTPGSSSFMDFLADHSPGLLPGNRKLPEGIVEAPHGTTIVAATFPGGVVLAGDRRATMGNMIAQRDIEKVFPADEYSAVGIAGTAGLAVEMVKLFQLELEHFEKVEGATLSLEGKANRLSTMIRSNLGMAMQGLAVVPLFAGWDEGKEKGRIFSYDVTGGRSEEHGYAATGSGSIFARGAMKKLYREDLTEQQATTLVVQALYDAADDDSATGGPDMARRIFPIVTVITDEGFRRLSEAESSELARSVTERRLEQPDGPRAALL, encoded by the coding sequence GTGGAAGCGAACCCTCGTAGCATCGGGCGTCTGCCGGCGGCCTTCCTGACGCCGGGCTCGTCCTCGTTCATGGACTTCCTTGCCGACCACTCGCCCGGCCTGCTCCCGGGGAACCGGAAGCTCCCCGAGGGGATCGTGGAGGCACCGCACGGGACGACCATCGTCGCCGCGACCTTCCCCGGCGGCGTCGTGCTCGCCGGCGACCGGCGGGCGACCATGGGGAACATGATCGCGCAGCGGGACATCGAGAAGGTGTTCCCGGCCGACGAGTACTCCGCGGTGGGCATCGCCGGCACGGCCGGTCTCGCCGTGGAGATGGTCAAGCTGTTCCAGCTGGAGCTGGAGCACTTCGAGAAGGTGGAGGGCGCGACGCTCTCCCTGGAGGGCAAGGCCAACCGCCTGTCCACGATGATCCGCAGCAACCTCGGCATGGCCATGCAGGGCCTGGCCGTCGTCCCGCTCTTCGCGGGCTGGGACGAGGGCAAGGAGAAGGGCCGGATCTTCTCCTACGACGTGACTGGCGGCCGCTCCGAGGAGCACGGCTACGCGGCCACCGGCTCGGGCTCGATCTTCGCGCGCGGGGCGATGAAGAAGCTCTACCGGGAGGACCTGACCGAGCAGCAGGCCACCACGCTGGTCGTCCAGGCGCTGTACGACGCGGCGGACGACGACTCGGCGACCGGCGGACCCGACATGGCCCGCAGGATCTTCCCGATCGTCACCGTCATCACGGACGAGGGCTTCCGCCGGCTCAGCGAGGCGGAGTCCTCCGAGCTGGCCAGGTCCGTCACCGAGCGGCGGCTCGAGCAGCCCGACGGCCCGCGCGCCGCGCTGCTCTGA
- the prcA gene encoding proteasome subunit alpha, with translation MSTPFYVSPQQAMADRAEYARKGIARGRSLVVLQYADGIVFVGENPSRALHKFSEIYDRIGFAAAGKYNEYENLRIGGVRYADLRGYTYDRDDVTARGLANVYAQTLGTIFSSAGEKPYEVELVVAEVGTEPAGDQIYRLPHDGSIVDEHGSVAVGGNAEQISSFLDQRHRDGMSLAEALKLAVQALSRDTNGSEREIPAERLEVAVLDRTRPQQRKFKRIVGRQLKRLLEADDAAVAKTDDPSDEVADE, from the coding sequence GTGTCTACGCCGTTCTATGTCTCACCCCAGCAGGCCATGGCCGACCGGGCGGAGTACGCCCGCAAGGGCATCGCCCGCGGCCGCAGCCTGGTGGTCCTCCAGTACGCCGACGGCATCGTCTTCGTCGGCGAGAACCCGTCCCGCGCGCTGCACAAGTTCAGCGAGATCTACGACCGGATCGGCTTCGCCGCCGCCGGCAAGTACAACGAGTACGAGAACCTGCGGATCGGCGGTGTGCGCTACGCCGACCTGCGCGGCTACACCTACGACCGTGACGACGTCACCGCCCGCGGTCTGGCCAACGTGTACGCGCAGACCCTCGGCACGATCTTCTCCAGCGCGGGCGAGAAGCCCTACGAGGTGGAGCTGGTCGTCGCCGAGGTCGGCACGGAGCCGGCGGGCGACCAGATCTACCGGCTGCCGCACGACGGCTCGATCGTGGACGAGCACGGCTCGGTCGCGGTCGGCGGCAACGCGGAGCAGATCAGCTCCTTCCTGGACCAGCGGCACCGTGACGGGATGTCGCTGGCGGAGGCGCTGAAGCTGGCGGTGCAGGCGCTGTCGCGGGACACCAACGGCAGTGAGCGGGAGATCCCCGCGGAGCGCCTGGAGGTCGCGGTCCTGGACCGGACCCGCCCGCAGCAGCGCAAGTTCAAGCGGATCGTGGGCCGGCAGCTGAAGCGGCTCCTCGAGGCGGACGACGCGGCGGTCGCGAAGACGGACGACCCGTCCGACGAGGTCGCGGACGAGTAG
- a CDS encoding LacI family DNA-binding transcriptional regulator — MHTPEAAGAGRPTSRDVARVAGVSQATVSLVFGGKWRGRVSERTAAAVRAAAGELGYRPNLAARNLRLGRTRTALLVVPALTNEFFAHVYTGAAAVAARHGFGVVLYPSPDGIGPARDPFASAQAALDGVLASSMATDALKAFQGSDLPLVMLDSDPDGPGAAAHVNLDVADGMRHVTGHLLGLGHRRFLHLASAVPSWTFDVRAAALADALHGSGAALRTERAPLNVAGATEAAGRALAAPGPRPTAVICDDDIIAAGVCKAARRLGLRVPEDLSVTGFDDMGLATAVEPELTTVRLPAEDFGRRGMEALLAVLAGERPAPAELPVELVVRGSSGPAPA, encoded by the coding sequence GTGCACACCCCGGAAGCCGCCGGCGCGGGCCGCCCCACCAGCCGCGACGTCGCCCGCGTCGCCGGCGTCTCGCAGGCCACGGTCTCCCTGGTGTTCGGCGGCAAGTGGCGCGGCCGCGTGTCCGAGCGCACCGCCGCGGCCGTGCGCGCCGCCGCGGGCGAGCTCGGCTACCGGCCCAACCTCGCCGCCCGCAATCTGCGGCTCGGCCGCACGCGCACGGCCCTGCTGGTCGTCCCGGCCCTGACCAACGAGTTCTTCGCCCACGTCTACACCGGCGCCGCCGCCGTGGCCGCGCGGCACGGTTTCGGCGTGGTCCTCTATCCCTCGCCCGATGGCATCGGCCCGGCCAGGGACCCCTTCGCCTCCGCCCAGGCGGCCCTCGACGGCGTCCTGGCCTCCTCCATGGCCACGGACGCCCTGAAGGCCTTCCAGGGCAGCGACCTGCCGCTCGTCATGCTCGACAGCGACCCGGACGGCCCCGGCGCCGCCGCGCACGTCAACCTGGACGTCGCCGACGGCATGCGGCACGTCACCGGCCACCTGCTCGGCCTCGGCCACCGCCGCTTCCTGCACCTGGCCTCCGCGGTCCCCTCCTGGACCTTCGACGTCCGCGCCGCCGCACTGGCCGACGCCCTCCACGGCTCCGGCGCCGCTCTGCGCACCGAACGGGCCCCGCTGAACGTCGCCGGCGCCACGGAGGCCGCCGGTCGGGCGCTGGCCGCACCCGGCCCCCGGCCCACGGCCGTGATCTGCGACGACGACATCATCGCGGCCGGCGTGTGCAAGGCCGCACGGCGCCTCGGGCTGCGCGTCCCGGAGGACCTGTCCGTCACCGGTTTCGACGACATGGGCCTCGCCACCGCCGTCGAACCGGAACTCACCACCGTCCGGCTGCCCGCCGAGGACTTCGGCCGGCGCGGCATGGAAGCGCTCCTGGCCGTCCTCGCCGGCGAACGGCCCGCACCGGCCGAGCTCCCCGTCGAGCTGGTGGTCCGGGGCTCCTCCGGCCCCGCCCCGGCCTGA
- a CDS encoding MFS transporter: MATEATANGGYLDILRAPHAARLLTGTLVGRLPNGTGPIAITVFTRAEGGSYSLAGGLIAAYGVATAIGQPLLGRAVDLKGQPRIQLPAAVVSALGMAALALTGIGNLLLAYAAVLVAGLFTPPLEGGLRALWPSVLGREDRVHRAYAMDAVAQEVMFTVGPLLLTLLVALWSPASALVVINLLGVLGALSVVLSEPSRTWRSAPREAHWLGALRSPGLLALLACFFFVGLALGSITVAGVAYADDRGDEAVYGWLMAALGLGALVGGVAYGARRWAGPPERRLRVLVLLLAVCYLPLTLVPGPVAMTALAALAGVFLAPAIACAFIVVDRHAPSGTVTEAFSWLVTTFGVGAALGSAVSGPAVELAGTPAGFAVAGAGGFVAFLVLLATGRVLGPPVTPRHAVGGGAASDGAAAGRTEKNTRSSENDRNGAVEPGFSTGSQA, translated from the coding sequence ATGGCCACCGAGGCCACGGCGAACGGCGGCTATCTCGACATCCTGCGCGCGCCCCACGCGGCACGCCTGCTCACCGGAACCCTCGTCGGCCGCCTCCCCAACGGCACCGGCCCCATCGCCATCACCGTCTTCACCCGCGCCGAAGGCGGCAGCTACAGCCTCGCCGGCGGCCTCATCGCCGCCTACGGAGTCGCCACCGCCATCGGCCAGCCGCTCCTCGGCCGCGCCGTCGACCTCAAGGGCCAGCCCCGCATCCAGCTGCCCGCCGCCGTCGTCTCGGCCCTCGGCATGGCCGCACTGGCCCTCACCGGCATCGGCAACCTGCTCCTCGCCTACGCCGCCGTCCTGGTCGCCGGCCTCTTCACCCCGCCCCTCGAAGGCGGCCTGCGGGCGCTCTGGCCGAGCGTCCTGGGCCGCGAGGACCGGGTCCACCGCGCGTACGCCATGGACGCCGTCGCCCAGGAGGTCATGTTCACCGTCGGACCGCTGCTCCTGACGCTCCTGGTGGCCCTCTGGTCGCCCGCCTCCGCGCTGGTGGTCATCAACCTCCTCGGCGTCCTCGGCGCCCTGTCCGTGGTGCTCTCCGAGCCCTCCCGCACCTGGCGCTCGGCGCCCCGCGAGGCCCACTGGCTCGGCGCCCTGCGCTCGCCCGGCCTGCTCGCCCTGCTGGCCTGCTTCTTCTTCGTCGGGCTCGCCCTCGGCTCCATCACGGTCGCCGGAGTCGCCTACGCCGACGACCGCGGCGACGAGGCCGTCTACGGCTGGCTGATGGCCGCCCTCGGGCTCGGCGCCCTCGTCGGCGGCGTCGCCTACGGAGCCCGCCGGTGGGCCGGGCCGCCCGAGCGGCGCCTGCGGGTCCTGGTGCTGCTGCTCGCGGTCTGCTACCTGCCGCTGACGCTCGTCCCCGGCCCGGTCGCCATGACCGCGCTCGCGGCCCTCGCCGGCGTCTTCCTGGCCCCCGCCATCGCCTGCGCCTTCATCGTCGTCGACCGCCACGCCCCCAGCGGCACCGTGACCGAGGCCTTCTCCTGGCTCGTCACCACCTTCGGCGTCGGCGCGGCCCTCGGCTCGGCCGTCTCCGGACCCGCCGTCGAACTGGCCGGGACCCCCGCCGGTTTCGCCGTGGCCGGCGCCGGAGGCTTCGTCGCCTTCCTCGTGCTCCTCGCCACCGGCCGCGTCCTCGGGCCGCCCGTGACCCCGCGACACGCCGTCGGCGGGGGCGCGGCGAGCGACGGCGCCGCCGCCGGGCGGACCGAAAAGAACACGCGCTCATCGGAAAATGATCGAAACGGGGCCGTCGAACCCGGTTTCAGCACAGGCTCTCAGGCGTAA
- the pafA gene encoding Pup--protein ligase has product MDRRIFGLENEYGVTCTFRGQRRLSPDEVARYLFRRVVSWGRSSNVFLRNGARLYLDVGSHPEYATPECDNVVELVTHDKAGERILEGLLVDAERRLHEEGIAGDVYLFKNNTDSAGNSYGCHENYLVARHGEFSRLADILIPFLVTRQLICGAGKVLQTPRGAVYCVSQRAEHIWEGVSSATTRSRPIINTRDEPHADAERYRRLHVIVGDSNMSETTMLLKVGATDLVLRMIEAGTVMRDLTLENPIRAIREVSHDITGQRKVRLASGREASALEVQREYYEKAADFVDRRGIRSGTVAQVLELWGRTLDAIEQEQLDRIQTEIDWVMKYKLLERYRAKHNMTMSHPRVAQIDLAYHDIHRRRGLYYLLQKNGQAARVCNDVKIFEGKSVPPQTTRARLRGDFIRRAQEQRRDFTVDWVHLKLNDQAQRTVLCKDPFRSVDDRVEKLIAGM; this is encoded by the coding sequence ATGGACCGCCGCATTTTCGGGCTGGAGAACGAGTACGGCGTCACGTGCACGTTCAGGGGACAGCGCCGACTGTCTCCTGACGAAGTGGCGCGCTACCTCTTCCGCCGTGTCGTGTCATGGGGCCGCAGCAGCAATGTCTTCCTGCGGAACGGCGCCCGCCTGTACCTGGACGTGGGTTCGCATCCGGAATACGCAACTCCCGAATGCGACAACGTGGTCGAACTGGTCACCCACGACAAGGCGGGCGAGCGCATTCTCGAAGGGCTGCTCGTCGACGCGGAACGCCGCCTGCACGAGGAGGGAATCGCGGGCGACGTCTATCTCTTCAAGAACAACACCGACTCCGCCGGAAACTCCTACGGCTGCCACGAGAACTATCTGGTGGCCCGGCATGGGGAGTTCTCCCGGCTCGCGGACATCCTCATTCCGTTCCTCGTCACCCGCCAGCTGATCTGCGGGGCGGGAAAGGTGCTGCAGACCCCGCGCGGCGCCGTCTACTGCGTCTCCCAGCGCGCCGAGCACATCTGGGAGGGCGTCAGCTCCGCCACCACCCGCTCGCGCCCCATCATCAACACCCGCGACGAGCCGCACGCCGACGCCGAGCGCTACCGCCGCCTCCACGTCATCGTCGGCGACTCGAACATGTCCGAGACGACCATGCTCCTCAAGGTCGGCGCCACCGACCTCGTGCTGCGCATGATCGAGGCCGGCACCGTGATGCGCGACCTGACCCTGGAGAACCCGATCCGGGCCATCCGCGAGGTCAGCCACGACATCACCGGCCAGCGCAAGGTGCGGCTCGCCAGCGGCCGCGAGGCCTCCGCCCTGGAGGTCCAGCGGGAGTACTACGAGAAGGCGGCGGACTTCGTCGACCGCCGTGGCATCCGCAGCGGCACCGTCGCCCAGGTCCTGGAGCTGTGGGGCCGTACGCTCGACGCCATCGAGCAGGAGCAGCTCGACCGCATCCAGACCGAGATCGACTGGGTCATGAAGTACAAGCTCCTCGAGCGGTACCGCGCCAAGCACAACATGACCATGTCGCACCCCCGGGTCGCCCAGATAGACCTCGCGTACCACGACATCCACCGCCGCCGCGGTCTGTACTACCTGCTCCAGAAGAACGGCCAGGCGGCGCGGGTGTGCAACGACGTGAAGATCTTCGAGGGGAAGTCGGTGCCCCCGCAGACCACCCGGGCCCGGCTGCGCGGCGACTTCATCCGCCGCGCCCAGGAACAGCGCCGGGACTTCACCGTCGACTGGGTGCACCTGAAGCTCAACGACCAGGCGCAGCGCACCGTCCTGTGCAAGGACCCGTTCCGTTCGGTCGACGACCGGGTGGAAAAGCTGATCGCCGGAATGTAG